DNA sequence from the Syngnathus acus chromosome 5, fSynAcu1.2, whole genome shotgun sequence genome:
CTTGAAGCAACCTGAAGGCACTGGCTGAGGCTGATAGATTCTATGATTAACTTCTATGCCTGCTGACAATTTTAGGACTATATCAGCGAGTCtgtagaaataaataataggcACGCTATGTGAGCAAGGCCTTCGGCAAGATGTTCATTCAAGCCAAGAAGGCAAATTTATAAACATAGATGCAAAATTTTGTAACGTTTGCATCAATAGGCATGAACCAGCCAAGGCCATCACGTGGGGAACAACTAGGGAATGACAAGGCAAATAATTTAGGGAGACACTAAACCATCTTGCACAAACCTTGTCTACGAGACACACAAATATTCTGGAATCAACACAGAGGCCAAATACTAACTCAAACACTCACGCACAACTGCTAATAATAGTAATTGCATCAAAACCGTTGGCCTCATTCACCTTCATAAATTTGGCATATTAGGAGCTTTTCACCTGAggccaagcaaaaaaaaagaagatggtAACCAATTACAACTTTCTCCAACTTGTTCTCGCCTGCCTATTAAGCTTGGAACAACATGTTCGAGAACAAGAATCGCAGCCATAATAGAATATATGAACTACACATGAGCACATGCAAacgtacatacacacaaaatggGTACACGTGATCTCCATAGGAACAAATGAGGCTTTGTGAAGGCAGACAACGAAGAATGACACACATTAGTCTCACAGCATTAAGAACATTGGCcttgaaaaaaattgaaacaaCTATTTTTGGCAACTCACACCAAACGATTGAGCACTTCCtctcaaacaaaatggcctTTAATGAGCTTAATGAGAGGTAAAATAGAGAGAGGAATGTGTTTATCATACTCTGGCAATGAAACAATTAATTGAAGCCAATCTGCTTCGCTTATCCAgcctgacaaaaaacacaccttACTAATCAGTCTGACTGGTTTCTGCAACAAAGGCCAACAACATTTCTCATGGGCCACAGCTGTGGATAAAATCTGGATCACCCTGCAGAACCACAATTGCACAATTATTCCATTTGTGATATGCTACCCACTATAAGGACGGTGAAATAAGGAAGCGCTTGATGCATCAACGGGGATCACCCGAGAGTCTGGACCTGGCATAACAAGGAGATGAGCCAGGACAAGCCCAAGTCATCTCTTAACTTCATTAAGGAATGTCTTAAATGAAGGCAGTGCGTCTGCCCTCAGGTCTGCATTACGATGACGATTCCACAAGAGGGGGAGGGACGATAGAGATTTACTAGATTGATAAAAAGACATCGACTCTTTAAGTTACGACGGTCAAGTCAATACTTTCAAATGAAGAAGCTTAAAACTTGACTCGGCTAGCGAGCAGAAGAACTAAGCAGCAGACAAGATCATCTCATGCAGTCTCCGGATTATAACTGGTCACACTTTCCATGACTGAGACACGGTGACTCATTTGTAAGTCCCGCCAATCACGGTGGGATGAGTGAGGGACAGCCCCCGTCAGTCACTTGCACAAGGCCGAAGTCCAAGCGGCTCAGAGCTTTCGTTCTGGTCTCATACTTGGTCACAAATGGTGTTACAGTCTTTCGTGGAataagcggtatagaaaaggGATGGACTTGACATGTTTATGTCCACGCAAATGTGAACGCAACTTAAAACGGGAAGTGTCGGCGAAATATCCCCCGCCATGATTGATCTCTAGTTCGTCGAGAGAAGACGTTTGGTCATCAACCAAGCATCCGCCTGCCGTCAGTGTCCAGTAACAGTCAATCACAGTGTGAAGGAGTCCTCCTTGCATTCTGTCTTATGTAACAGCCACACAACTGCCCTCTCGAGTAGACCACGGCTAGTCTGACGGACAGCTGTGAAGATCTCTTTCCATTCGGAAGGAATGAATATGGGAAATCGTATACGGATACTGATAATGTGCTGAAACTCAAATCATGTCCacccatgaaaacaaaataaagtctCAAGGGAGTTCAGCGGATATCACTAAGACATGAAAAGAACATCCGTGCAtggaagcaaaaacaaaaatacatgagCACCAGCTATGATCTAAGTCTTGCTGTACAATATTTCCCTAAGAGGAGAACACATCCAAATAAAACGAATACAGTACATCCAAATGAACCATGgaaatgttctgtgtttttcttctcaaacTGTGTGCAAAATATTACATAATTTTTCTGAAGCTAATTTGGAAGGACCGAGCATGATACGAACGTTTGCAAATTATCTGGGGGCTAATCAGTTCTGGGAGTACCACGCCtctcgcccaaagtcagctgggatagctCCAGCTCACGagatgttatgttatgttatgttatgttatgttatgttaaatAACAAAGCCAATCAGAAGTCAGATTTTCTATATTTTAGGCTTGCGGTGATCTGGAACATTGTTACATAAAAGACCAGTTCCAGTGTGCATCTGCAGAGAAAGACAATCAGGCCTGCTCCAGACTGATATCACAGTCTTTGGAGTGCTTTGGAGGGATAGCCAACCCTGCCAGATGGATTTACAGCTTGTGTACATTGGAGAGGGAAACACTTTCCTATTAGAAGGGAAGCTTTACTTTCTGGATCCTCTCCAGAAGATGACTTTTCACAGTGTGTCCCTGATGTACATTTGCATGCGATCTATTTTGAACTGTCTCATTTATAAAGCAGATGGTGCAAACAGCACTGATGCGCCAACAGCGATGACAGAAATGGAAGTCTGGCAATAGATGAGAAACAACCTGCAATGCAACGACGGTACTTGCAAAGCTCCTTTGCTGACGTGTTGCCATGGTGTATTGAGTAACCGCGATAAGCCTTGACCACTGACCCATTGATGTGAGTGTTCTCTTCATCTAAGAAAATCAGGGCACCTTCTCATGGCCCATCCGGAGGTCAACCATCCAATCGATTTTGCTGCTCTGTACTTGTAACATatgcaatgacaataaaatttGATTTCAAGCCAAGAAACAAAATCTCACTTGTAAATGAATTTTGACTAATGTCAACCATATCTGCTTTGcgataaattgattttttttatttctgtgtaATTTCCacatgaatttcaaaataagtagaggattttttttttattattaactttgtttattggagaagaagaaaattctAATCAAAAGAATTGTTTCCATTTCTGATGTGGAAAAATATTGATGACATCCTGAGCTCAGCACACATGCATGTTCAGCACATTCTGAGAAAAACGCCACCTCCCCATTCTTGGAGTTAGCTCAAGAATTGGTGGGAGGGTTCATTACTTTCTCCTCAGTCTGGCAGGACAATGTCCCTCTTTTGTCTCAAAGGACACAAGTCGCACACACTTGGGCTCTATGCATAATGGAGTGTTATGTCACAAAACGGTCTTcgttaaaaaaacagtttagtaattcttttctcctttcttaTGCTGGCCTTTCAGAATCACAACTATGCAAGCCGCGCAAAACAAAATCGCTACTTGACGAAAGCCTGCCGTGACATCTTTATCAGTGTTGTGCCATCGAGCTTAACTCGTCCGTCACTGCCTGTAAAGCTGCTCGTAAAGACGGTGACCCGAGGCATCCCGAGAATTGAACACCTTCCGAACATGCTTGGCCTTCGAGTGATTACAGCGTGCATGAATCACTCAGGAGAGAATGTCTAAGTCAAGACGTCGTAATCAACAAGTCAATATGAACACATAAAATGGGCACTAAAACTTCGACTCACATGACAGTGTTTCATTGTTTTCATTAAGCAGTTATTTTGGTGAGTCTCATCTGAAATATTGTGCACTGGactaaatatgattttaaaagAGTAATGTAATAAACCACTGAAACTAGTTTTAGGCAGTCATAGCTAGATCCATTTTACAGATGGTGTTCAGAAGTTAAGAAGCAGACTGAATATTAGCTCTATGTATCATTGTCAGGCTATAAAGTCCTTTTCTATTCTTTTCTGAATGATCAATATGTCGCAACACTGATTTATCAAGCCACCAAAAATGACACGGCGTGGTGCACAGCTAGTCATCATCTACAAAGGAAAGTTTGTTCAATGACAATGTCAGGTTTCCTTTGCGGCCACCAGGAAACCAAATTACAGCAATGGAAAAATGCAGCGGCTGTCACAATGAGAGGAGCGAGACCTTACCTAACCCTGCACACAGGATATTACCTTGCTCCAAATGACATAGCAACACATTAAAGGGTGGAACAACCATCAATAAAAGTATGCAAATACTTTTCAATCCGTGACCCATTTCCCTTTAACACAATTTGACTGACTTTGTTAAATGAAGGAATTACATTTCAATAAAAGTTACTTCCAAAGCCTGACGTAACACATCTGGCTTGAAACACTCATACCACCCAACGAGACTAAAATGCGTGAAAACACGCACAAATAATACCTTTTTATTCTTCTGTCAGTCTGTCCACAATGTGAGTTCGCTGACTGCTTTCTGCTTGTTGGTTATCAATGGGCTGTTGATTGGTACATCAGCACACAGCCAAGTGGCCATTCAGCCCAATTTCAATGGGAGTGACGCAAATCCTCcgtgttgtttaaaaaaaaaaaaaaagttgcttgtGACCTGGGCCTGCTGTTGGACTGTGGCCTGCTACAATATGTACAACATGAGCCAGAACCAGAAACTTGCAAAGTGGGCCTGGGGGTGTTAATTAGATTTCAATTTTATCacgcaacagcaactgcaagAAAGATTTTGAACAACATTGCTATGGAAATGGAATATTAACATGCACAATTGCTTGTGGAAGCAGCACCTACACAACAGACATTACATGTCCtgttgcaaatatgaaaaaacaGGCTTAACTCCCTCACGTGCAAGGTTGTGCTTTAGTATTCAGATCAGTTTATGattgatattattattataggacattaatttatatttatgcACAACCATGTTATCTACTTGTTTATGGCCAGCCCTCATTTGTATGTCATGGAAttataataaatgtaatattgtaCATACAAATATTGAGGATAATTATTGAGCAATACTGCCATCTACAGCTCAAACAGAGTGTGACACGAttgtcatttattaatttggcCCACCACGTGAGGAAGAGTTGAATCGGGAATTTGTAAACAAGTCACAATGTAGTAATGTAATGTTCTTGGTACAAAAGCTGTCACCCgatgccgaaacccgggatcGAACCAGGGACCTTTAGATCTTCAGTCTAACGCTCTCCCAACTGAGCTATTTCGGCGTGCTGTCTATTGCTGCCCAACAGGGGTCAGTGTCAGGAAGGTGGATTTTCATCGCAAAATCTTGTCCCTTGTCTCGTATAATCTACACCAagagtgtcaaactcatttttgtcacaggcCGCATCATAGTTAGTTTCCTTCAGAGGGccgttatgactgtcaacccaaataaatgtatgaacgcctcatattatatacagtatgatacaaaagaaactgaaattattcattttcaaatcagacgattggaaacttttcaaatattttaaaaaggacgatttttaaaagttaagacaatttgcaatttcagtaatgacacaaatttgcacaatttgtctttgcgggccacagaaaatgatgCGGCGGGCCGtatttggcccccgggcctttaGTTGATCTACACTCAAGCATATTTGACACCAAGGTCTTGCACatcataaaaatgtgattttctaaCATATTcaagttgtttttcctcatagTGCAATTAACAGCAATGGTTATGTGAAAGGAAACAAAGAAGGGACAATAAAAACTAAGTCCAACTCATTGTCGATTACTCTATGTTCAATGCAAAATTCGATTACTTACATATTAGGAAGGAGACTCTGCACAGTTTGCTTCTTCCAGCCTGGAATATGAAATCctattcttttctttctgtcaaCAGGCTCACTCTCGCTCAGGCAACCGTGGTCCCACGAGAGCCTTGACCTGCCCGTGTTGCATGTCTcactgctgcaacacacctgatttgagctgatcatttgaaactAGGTGTGgtgcagcagggagacctgCAACACAGGCAGGTAAAGGCTCTCATTGGACTGGGGTACCTGCTCGAGTTAGTACCATACAAATTTCAACACTACTCTGTATCATGTTTgtaattgaataaataaacatgagcAAAGACTAGCTGGTCATTTATTCATAGCCTTGATTCAGATTAAAATAAGAGTACATTCATATTAgcacatcattaaaaaaaaaaaggaaaaacacattgGAACAGTATCAACATATATCTTTCTGTTCTTGTTTACATTCAGCAGCGCTTTAATAGCATGTGAGACATCCCATGGCCTCTGCGATGAGCTTGAGTGTGTGCAAAGCGTGAGAGTGGTGAACACACAAGCACGCTTAACAAAAGTCAAGAGCCAACACAGGTAACCACTTCATCTGCGGTGACACTTTTAGTTGTGCTTGCGCCGAGCCATGGGACCAGATAGATGTCTGGGTTGCATCTGACATGAGCCAGCTGCAACCCAAAGAAAATCTACAATACGTCTGCATAAGATCACATGTTAACATTGCCATTCTCCACTTCGTATATACAGCGTGtacatttgtgttatttttcagGAAgagtttttgtcatctgtgatTACATTCTTGGATGATGCAAgacaaaatgcttttatttttttttgtgctcataTAAAATCTCTTTTGCTTCAATTTCTAAATATATTCAATCAAGGGTATTATGAtacattttttctctctcacacactaTCTTCTTAAATGTCAGcatcaaaatacaatttatagATACAAAATTATTAAAGTTACACTTCAATAATAACACTGTCATCTGACCATACAGTAACAACCTCATATTAGGTCAACACATTTTACTATTTCACAGTTGCTCATAATGATCCTCtgaccgccccccccccctccctccctcctacACTCTGACATAATTCAACCTCAGCGCCATATTTAATGCGGTACACACTGTGCCCTCAGTGAGCTTGTAAATATACAACCGGGGTTCAGCTGTGTTTGTGACAAACGACACGTCAGAACACATAATTAAAGTTGAGGTCATATCAAACAAAACTTTAAATATTTCTACAAACATTAGCGAGCATTCTTTTAAAGCTATCTTTGAGCTTCCCAGTGGGTGGCAAATGTGATCATCTGACGGCTGAGCGTATTTTTCGGGAGCACTTACATAAGTACTGTCGTGAGAAGCTTCATCATTCAAGTCCAGATGTAAACAGCATCAACCAGATTAAAATACAGAATTATAGGTCATGGTTGCTGTTGCTATTCAAGCAATCGTTGATTATTGGTTTGAACAGAATGTGTGATTTTCGACTTGTGAGATCTACTGGAAGCGTCATTAAGAGCAAGGCGAAGAACGCTTTAGCCAACGGATGGTAAATACCGTACCACGTATTGCTATTCCAATATTCATTGTTCCCATAGAGCAGAGAACATTAAGACCAGGCGCTAAGGAAGTCAGGTTTAGTGCCTTTAAAGCATGTGGGGGCAGTAAAactacaaataaatatttttttagtcaCAGATTTCGAGTGGTACCGCAATATGTCCCCCGCGATAAACAGAGGTTCCCTGTATGACAGAATATTCATTTGAAAGTTTGCTGCTTTGTGATTTTGTTCAGCTgcagcacacagagacgaCGACAACGTGCCCGAGGTGACTGCTCGCTCTGTTTGCTGCTTGTTCAAAAGCGCATCCCATACGTGCACGTCTGTTTGTCAGCAGCTAGCTTCACGCttgagtgagagagagcggAGTTTAACGATCAGCAACCTTGCAATGCGTGCCTGTGCTTCACACGGCCTCCGCCAGGCAGCGGTCCGAACCTTCGCTGGCTTCCAGCCGCATCTGCCGGCcgttttttctgttttccaCCCAAGAGTTGTGGATAACAGTGGCACCTGGTGAAGGGTCCACCTGAAGCAAGGACACCACTCTCTTCTTCACCTTGGCTCGAAGAGCACGTCGGAGCTTCTGCCGCGTGAAGGCGTAAAGCAGAGGGTGCGACACTGTGGTGCCGTAGGCCAAAGCCAAGAACCACATGCGTACGCTGACCAGAGGGTCACTGGGACCGAGGACCAGGATTAGCATGTTGACCACAGACAGAGGAGCCCAGCAAGCGAGGAAggtggagatgatgatgagggaCATCCTGAAAACGCGGCGCTGGCGCTCCCGCCGATCTCGATGTCGCCGCACCGCGCGCCGTAGGGTGATGATAGCCGACACGGAGGCCTGGACGCCCATCGTGGTCGGCACATGGGAGATGGGGCCTGCGTCGGACGTGACCAGAGGGGCAGACGACGACAGGGCGTGGGAGGAGGCTGCTGTGTGAGTGGCTGATGAAAAAGGGATGAGAGGCGGGTGGCTGAGTTGCTTCGTGGCATCTGCGGTGCATTGTTCCCCTTCTGGCCTGCCGCTACTAATCCTTCTGAGCTTGGTCGTTTTTTTAGGAGATTTTTTGTGGAGGCCCGTGCAGGAGGGGCCGATGAGCCTCTGGGTTTTCTTCATGTGCGTGCCGATTCTGAAATTTAAAGCCCTCAGGATTCGGGAGTAGGTGAACAGCATTGCTGTGACAGTGGTAAAGAAGATGGGAACCTGCAGAATTAGGTGGTAATACGTCCCCGGGCCCAAGTGGTGGCCCTGCTCACCGATGCACAACAGGGTCCGGTTACGCCACGCTGGTACCATTGTGGCCCCGATGTCGCCGGAGGACACAGACAAAGGCGGCTCCTCGCCACTTGACAGTTGATCCTCCAGGAGCGGGATGAAAAACACAGCGACAGACGTGAGCCACACGGCCGCCAGGATTAGCGCCGCCTTGCGTGTGGTCAGCAGCCTGTTGGCCGGACGCACCGAGATGTCGTATCGGTCCAAGCTGATGACCAGGATGTTGACGGCCGTGGCGACGCTGGCGAAGGTGACGCAGGCTTCGTGAAAGCAGCACAGCACGGCCAGGTTGGGCCCCGGGGGCAGCAGTACCACCACCAGCGTGAGAGGCAAGCACAGCACGCACACCGCCACATCCAGCACGTGCAGGCTCACCGTCACCATGTTGCTGACCGAGTCCACTAAATTAGACTGGGAGCAGTACAGCACCAGCACTGTCAGGTTGCTGCTGAAACCCAACAACAGCTCCAGCATGAGCACGGCAGCGAGTGACACCTGGAACCCGAGGGAGTACGGCATGGACCATGATGCTGGGTTGGAGGGTTCATCTCCCTGCTCCTCCCCAAGGCCGACCAAGCTCGAGGTGTAGCTGTCGGCCTCCATGGCCGCCTCTCAGTCCTCGGATATTGAACCTGTCACCCTGTTGATGAAGTCCCATGATACACCAGGCCGGGCTTCCATAGCGCAAggacgagcgagcgagagagagagagagatcgaGAGAGAGCGCTGGAGACACACAAGGCGGACACATGAGAAATGAACTGTGCAGGAGAGAATGAAAACACATTATTCTTTTTCAGCATCTCTGACATCAATCATTTGCGACATGTGCACATACATCTATCTTTCTATCCGTCACTCTATCTAGCCATTCATCCAACTATCTGCTCTCTTCTTGCCGGTACCTCTGATTACCATTTTGGCACAGCTTGAGACGAGAAGATGTCGCTTTGTGAACGGTAGGGCGCCACGATCAGCCACTACCCTGATGTGTACTGGAGCTCGAGGCAGTGGACAAATTGAATGAAAGTAAGTAATCAGACCCACAGGCAATCAAGTGCTCCCTCGGTGgatcaataaaaacaacagagtCGGCAATTTGGCCCAAATTGGTTACATTGCAACTCTAATTATGCAAGACTGTGTCCATTCTAGAAAAATAGCACTTTCATTAATGAAGTgtctgaaagaaaacacaatgcTCAAAATATggattcaaataaatgttgttGCATTATCAATCTACTCACAGTTGACGGATCGCATCGAATTAGGAAAATGTTTTACTGTACCAGAATTCAcctctggggggggggggggggggaatcacTCTTCTGTACTGCAATTATAAGTTAAATGAGATGCTACATGGTACATTCTttaatggttaaaaaaaaaggttgaaaataaacaatttctCAGgcgtgctttaaaaaaaaaaggggtgaTGTGGAGCTAAAAATAACTCCAATAAACAGCTTGCTCCCTTCGTCTCATGATGTTTAATCACATACTAAATAAGGGAAGCCGCTGTACAGCACGCAGTGTACTTTCAGTGAGGCTTTTAATGAAGAATAAAATTAACACATGCCATGAGTCACATTTGAGATCATAGAAAAAACACTTCGTGTTAGCGCTTCTCTGTTTAGAATCGCAAACTTACTGTCAGTTGTTATCTTGCTTGCTGACTGACAGGTGCTCCTTTGTATCCCGCGTAGGTTGACATCACAGCAGTTTCATGGGGCGTTGCTATGACGACCAAGCTGACTGAAGGAGAAAACGGAAAATCCTGGAaccaaaaaaagaccaaagtcAATTTGAGTGGAAAAGAGGTCTAATTGGTGCAATAGTTGAGGCTAACGTCAAAGGATGTTTGTTATGGCACAGTGACAAATTGCACCACACAGAGGGCATCTCGTATCTTGTTTCGTATTGACGGGAGCGAAGGGGAAAGAGATGCAAAGCCTAACGTATTTGCTCATCATTGATTAGAAAAGAGGCTCTTGATGGTGCCTACGGGAAATCAATAGGacgttttaaagaaaaatcacaGTTCTATTCAGCTTCAACTACTGGGGGGAACATTTTGGAGTCAAGTGACAAAGTAGTTGATGGGGAAGCTGTAAATCAAGAGCGCAGAAAGTGAAACCCAAAACAACTTGCAACTATTAATCTCAGCGTTGCTCAGTTACCCTTCAGCAAACTAGTCGGGTTGCCACGGCAGCCGCTCGACGAGGATGTCTACAGAAGCGCAGCGGAGTTTGAGCATATTTCAGACACACTTAGTTTCGAGCCCGTGTCTGGAAAAAAGACGCAGTTTGTCAACAGGAAACTGCAGCGGTATTTTTCTAATGTGGgcctcaaagcaaaaaaattccATTCCAGCAAAACCGACTGCTTTCTGGTGACGTGTGCTTTGCTCTCCCTGGATACTGTAAAGAGCAGTTGTGGGAGGAAACGGAAGTCCCTAAAGATCAACAGTACACTTGTCCTGATTATTTTTAGTAATGTAAGCAAATTATGGACTTCTTGACAGGCCAGCCTTGATAACGCAAGTGAGAAAGCAGAGTGGACGTTCAAACACAAAGTGGTAGCCTAAATGGAAGGAAAAGTtaggtacaaaaaaaagcaacacgtaaaaaaaaaatgctcctgaAAGAAGAAAGGAGGAGTGGGAGCTGGTAGACAAGGTCTACTGGGGAACAGTGGTGGCAGCCCCCCCCACTACAAAATCTTACATCAGTCTTACCCGCAGAGCTTCTGTTTTCCTAGTCTCCAGCAATCCCCGACAGGCCTGCCTGCTTTCCAAAAGATTCATAATTACCAAAGTAGGCTGCAAGTTACAAACTTAGCACTGATAAAACTGTCAGGTGTACGAAGCACAAA
Encoded proteins:
- the LOC119123615 gene encoding G-protein coupled receptor 22-like isoform X3, with product MEADSYTSSLVGLGEEQGDEPSNPASWSMPYSLGFQSNLVDSVSNMVTVSLHVLDVAVCVLCLPLTLVVVLLPPGPNLAVLCCFHEACVTFASVATAVNILVISLDRYDISVRPANRLLTTRKAALILAAVWLTSVAVFFIPLLEDQLSSGEEPPLSVSSGDIGATMVPAWRNRTLLCIGEQGHHLGPGTYYHLILQVPIFFTTVTAMLFTYSRILRALNFRIGTHMKKTQRLIGPSCTGLHKKSPKKTTKLRRISSGRPEGEQCTADATKQLSHPPLIPFSSATHTAASSHALSSSAPLVTSDAGPISHVPTTMGVQASVSAIITLRRAVRRHRDRRERQRRVFRMSLIIISTFLACWAPLSVVNMLILVLGPSDPLVSVRMWFLALAYGTTVSHPLLYAFTRQKLRRALRAKVKKRVVSLLQVDPSPGATVIHNSWVENRKNGRQMRLEASEGSDRCLAEAV
- the LOC119123615 gene encoding G-protein coupled receptor 22-like isoform X1, producing MEADSYTSSLVGLGEEQGDEPSNPASWSMPYSLGFQVSLAAVLMLELLLGFSSNLTVLVLYCSQSNLVDSVSNMVTVSLHVLDVAVCVLCLPLTLVVVLLPPGPNLAVLCCFHEACVTFASVATAVNILVISLDRYDISVRPANRLLTTRKAALILAAVWLTSVAVFFIPLLEDQLSSGEEPPLSVSSGDIGATMVPAWRNRTLLCIGEQGHHLGPGTYYHLILQVPIFFTTVTAMLFTYSRILRALNFRIGTHMKKTQRLIGPSCTGLHKKSPKKTTKLRRISSGRPEGEQCTADATKQLSHPPLIPFSSATHTAASSHALSSSAPLVTSDAGPISHVPTTMGVQASVSAIITLRRAVRRHRDRRERQRRVFRMSLIIISTFLACWAPLSVVNMLILVLGPSDPLVSVRMWFLALAYGTTVSHPLLYAFTRQKLRRALRAKVKKRVVSLLQVDPSPGATVIHNSWVENRKNGRQMRLEASEGSDRCLAEAV
- the LOC119123615 gene encoding G-protein coupled receptor 22-like isoform X4, with translation MEADSYTSSLVGLGEEQGDEPSNPASWSMPYSLGFQVSLAAVLMLELLLGFSSNLTVLVLYCSQSNLVDSVSNMVTVSLHVLDVAVCVLCLPLTLVVVLLPPGPNLAVLCCFHEACVTFASVATAVNILVISLDRYDISDQLSSGEEPPLSVSSGDIGATMVPAWRNRTLLCIGEQGHHLGPGTYYHLILQVPIFFTTVTAMLFTYSRILRALNFRIGTHMKKTQRLIGPSCTGLHKKSPKKTTKLRRISSGRPEGEQCTADATKQLSHPPLIPFSSATHTAASSHALSSSAPLVTSDAGPISHVPTTMGVQASVSAIITLRRAVRRHRDRRERQRRVFRMSLIIISTFLACWAPLSVVNMLILVLGPSDPLVSVRMWFLALAYGTTVSHPLLYAFTRQKLRRALRAKVKKRVVSLLQVDPSPGATVIHNSWVENRKNGRQMRLEASEGSDRCLAEAV
- the LOC119123615 gene encoding G-protein coupled receptor 22-like isoform X2: MEADSYTSSLVGLGEEQGDEPSNPASCNLTVLVLYCSQSNLVDSVSNMVTVSLHVLDVAVCVLCLPLTLVVVLLPPGPNLAVLCCFHEACVTFASVATAVNILVISLDRYDISVRPANRLLTTRKAALILAAVWLTSVAVFFIPLLEDQLSSGEEPPLSVSSGDIGATMVPAWRNRTLLCIGEQGHHLGPGTYYHLILQVPIFFTTVTAMLFTYSRILRALNFRIGTHMKKTQRLIGPSCTGLHKKSPKKTTKLRRISSGRPEGEQCTADATKQLSHPPLIPFSSATHTAASSHALSSSAPLVTSDAGPISHVPTTMGVQASVSAIITLRRAVRRHRDRRERQRRVFRMSLIIISTFLACWAPLSVVNMLILVLGPSDPLVSVRMWFLALAYGTTVSHPLLYAFTRQKLRRALRAKVKKRVVSLLQVDPSPGATVIHNSWVENRKNGRQMRLEASEGSDRCLAEAV